The following proteins are encoded in a genomic region of Montipora foliosa isolate CH-2021 chromosome 8, ASM3666993v2, whole genome shotgun sequence:
- the LOC138012720 gene encoding melanopsin-B-like, translated as MISNAYFPPLQEKPTFLVVLEVLFVILLIIFGLIGNIGLCAMVYAHRHLQTVSNYLVVNLSISDLLRIFLTLSVSTSVLIKRQWLYGETFCRVNGCYTLTFLVASLMSVTLISVNRYVQIVRPRDSATFFSKQRTRVMIFTLWLLACSIGIPPNLGWGHYGFFSSRATCFIAVGSSYSYTTVLVLGFIATPFSVMIFCYVKIYFAIKRSRKRVFEHNVRSLAIAMTAENKEKLKKEVKVAKTVLTLISVYIITWIPICVIHFIRLAKLAIIPESVDLGAAFLISFSCVTNPWIYGFRNSHFQDQLRRMLCVKVQSLE; from the exons ATGATAAGCAACGCATATTTTCCTCCTTTGCAAGAAAAACCAACGTTCCTGGTTGTTCTAGAAGTCCTCTTTGTGATTTTACTTATTATTTTCGGACTGATTGGTAACATCGGTCTTTGTGCGATGGTTTATGCCCATCGTCATCTCCAAACAGTTTCCAATTATCTTGTTGTGAATCTCAGCATCTCAGATCTTTTGCGAATCTTTCTTACTCTGTCCGTCTCGACAAGCGTCCTCATTAAGCGCCAGTGGTTGTACGGAGAAACGTTTTGCCGTGTAAACGGCTGTTACACGCTCACCTTCTTGGTGGCTTCTTTAATGTCGGTGACGTTAATTAGCGTGAACAGGTACGTTCAAATCGTTCGGCCGCGCGACAGCGCGACATTTTTCAGCAAGCAAAGGACGAGAGTGATGATTTTCACCCTGTGGCTCTTGGCTTGTTCCATCGGTATTCCTCCCAACCTCGGATGGGGACATTATGGCTTCTTTTCGTCTCGCGCTACGTGCTTCATCGCGGTGGGGAGTAGTTATTCGTATACAACAGTTCTCGTCCTGGGGTTCATTGCAACGCCTTTTTCTGTCATGATATTTTGCTACGTTAAGATTTACTTTGCTATAAAACGAAGCAGGAAACGGGTGTTTGAGCACAACGTTAGAAGCTTAGCCATTGCAATGACAgcggaaaacaaagaaaagctaAAGAAGGAA GTGAAAGTGGCCAAGACAGTTCTTACACTGATCAGCGTTTATATCATCACATGGATTCCTATCTgcgtgattcatttcatacgtCTTGCTAAACTCGCCATCATTCCTGAATCAGTGGACCTTGGCGCTGCGTTCCTTATAAGCTTTAGTTGTGTGACTAATCCTTGGATCTACGGATTTAGAAATAGTCACTTTCAAGACCAACTCAGGCGAATGCTGTGTGTCAAGGTGCAGTCCTTAGAATGA